In Stieleria varia, one genomic interval encodes:
- a CDS encoding BlaI/MecI/CopY family transcriptional regulator, with protein sequence MSMDADPTEREMEILKVLWEIQEGSVREVHERLTPESGLHFNTIQTQLRIMDDKGLVKHRREGRVFLYRPQCTREDVSSRFVKKVYDGAVNELMLNMLRSEKLSDKELQELEAMIAEARSKKSQKRKKRS encoded by the coding sequence ATGTCCATGGACGCCGATCCGACAGAACGTGAAATGGAGATTCTCAAAGTGCTTTGGGAAATCCAAGAAGGCTCAGTGCGAGAGGTGCACGAACGTTTGACGCCCGAGTCGGGTTTGCACTTCAACACGATCCAAACTCAGCTTCGAATCATGGACGACAAAGGACTTGTCAAACATCGACGCGAAGGAAGGGTGTTTCTCTATCGTCCTCAATGCACTCGTGAGGATGTCTCATCTCGATTTGTCAAGAAGGTGTACGACGGGGCCGTCAACGAACTGATGTTGAACATGTTGCGATCCGAAAAGCTCAGCGACAAGGAGTTGCAGGAGCTGGAAGCGATGATCGCGGAAGCCCGCTCGAAAAAATCACAGAAGAGGAAAAAGCGATCATGA
- a CDS encoding carboxypeptidase regulatory-like domain-containing protein, with product MIMQNFSQWLAHSTIFGTILLAIGAIAVLLFRQPVHRVRIIHWTLVACLLVPLFQQFHFLPSYSLGLLQSTVQSNSLMQVDMTSATESVSLVDEGVGAANPGPIAIARTVQSQELSAEPVADRESNASVTQPEGSTHAQAARRNVIASLWLAVQMLYLMTVAGMGVFWCLAISRRSAITRRSRPAKKSTAALLSGIAGTNKLPKLLVSDDICSPVMWGLMRSTIVIPSTLENGEPDRLRWGLAHEWAHVVNRDYPTWILAAIAKFVCFFQPHYWWLRRQLTLSQDYLADAYATDHGESAEDYAAFLVELARDTIPARGTLALGIADSKSNLFRRVQTLVVSSVPLLRRPSPFSVLAIALTGVVAVASLSLLRLGNQPALAAMPVTEGDKDDGAAGKTLDGDTKDDGRLPDPITYVGKVIDRETGKPIKGASVEVIHELSRDPNTNQWVTLRTTTHVSDENGRYEFTLPPEEVAQPSLYIVVDAHHPNYQPKGQSGYAHSMIRTNLEKGEPPFFETIKLSPGEPIMGQVLNPDGAPAVNTRLLVYSKSPTKPEGQSWEYGAFQNTATDDEGRFRMVVATPGDGVLWIYPKNAAPRAIRLRDKRGQYDSIQLNDGKRLTGQVLDTKGEPVANVGVSVDSLSDGEDADEFLNPNAVSTGIRATAMTDAQGKFELLPLPPGEYSVRVEDQVHDPTEEQTGRKPKKDLDHAFSRMKITISDDDINEPLVIRALPHVIIRGRFFDAHGKPRASHSQHLFGKVDGEFFSMESSRPGEDGWFEFKAPHGATDVRINTMTNEHSALRWRLKPKDPLSVEREINLGTLEEDITTLEIVRYKAPILLVKIIDETGKPIDGFKPDTQYVESKDDETMMSGRFVNGGVINFEKQPDGRWRSGQMQPDTKLQVTILENDLGNRDDTEENDPDKEAQEFHYVTKPQTVSLAESDTKEIVFVMEKQAGSKDPVR from the coding sequence ATGATCATGCAGAATTTCTCGCAATGGTTGGCTCATTCGACGATCTTCGGGACCATCCTTCTTGCGATCGGCGCGATCGCGGTCCTGTTGTTTCGCCAACCGGTCCACCGCGTTCGAATCATTCACTGGACGCTTGTTGCCTGTTTATTGGTTCCTTTATTTCAGCAATTCCATTTTCTGCCGAGTTACTCGCTGGGATTGCTGCAATCCACAGTCCAATCAAACTCGCTGATGCAGGTGGACATGACATCAGCGACTGAGTCAGTTTCCTTGGTTGACGAAGGCGTGGGGGCGGCGAATCCGGGTCCCATCGCGATCGCTCGAACTGTGCAATCGCAAGAGTTATCGGCGGAACCTGTGGCGGATCGCGAAAGCAACGCATCGGTCACCCAGCCAGAAGGATCGACCCACGCCCAAGCTGCGCGGAGGAACGTCATCGCGTCACTTTGGCTTGCCGTGCAAATGCTCTATCTGATGACGGTTGCCGGCATGGGTGTTTTTTGGTGCTTGGCCATATCGCGTCGATCCGCGATCACACGTCGAAGCCGTCCCGCGAAAAAGTCGACTGCAGCGTTGCTGTCAGGTATCGCGGGAACGAACAAACTGCCCAAGTTGCTTGTGAGCGATGACATCTGCTCTCCCGTCATGTGGGGTCTGATGCGATCAACGATTGTGATCCCGTCTACGCTGGAGAATGGGGAACCGGATCGACTGAGGTGGGGTTTGGCACACGAGTGGGCACACGTCGTCAATCGCGACTATCCCACCTGGATCCTGGCGGCGATCGCTAAGTTTGTTTGCTTCTTTCAGCCTCACTATTGGTGGCTGCGACGGCAGTTGACGCTCAGTCAAGACTACCTCGCCGATGCTTATGCGACCGACCACGGTGAATCGGCGGAAGACTACGCGGCTTTCTTGGTCGAGTTGGCTCGCGATACGATCCCGGCTCGCGGCACTTTGGCCTTGGGCATCGCTGACAGCAAGTCGAATCTGTTTCGGAGAGTTCAAACGCTTGTCGTTTCCAGCGTTCCATTGCTCCGTCGCCCAAGCCCATTCTCTGTTCTGGCCATTGCGTTGACGGGTGTCGTAGCGGTTGCCAGCTTGAGCCTACTCCGCCTTGGGAATCAACCGGCTCTTGCAGCCATGCCGGTGACGGAGGGCGACAAGGATGACGGTGCCGCAGGTAAGACCCTTGACGGCGACACAAAGGACGATGGGCGGTTACCCGATCCGATCACCTATGTCGGCAAGGTCATTGACAGGGAGACGGGCAAGCCTATCAAGGGCGCCAGCGTTGAAGTCATTCACGAGCTGAGTCGCGATCCAAACACGAATCAGTGGGTCACGCTTCGCACCACCACGCATGTTTCCGATGAGAACGGCAGGTATGAGTTCACATTGCCGCCGGAGGAGGTTGCCCAGCCATCACTTTACATTGTCGTTGATGCACATCACCCCAACTATCAACCCAAAGGACAAAGTGGGTATGCACATTCGATGATCCGCACAAACTTGGAGAAGGGCGAGCCACCGTTCTTTGAGACAATCAAGTTGTCTCCCGGGGAGCCGATCATGGGACAAGTACTCAATCCAGACGGGGCCCCCGCAGTCAACACGCGTTTGTTGGTGTACTCAAAATCGCCAACCAAACCTGAAGGACAGAGTTGGGAATACGGGGCTTTCCAGAATACTGCAACCGACGATGAGGGCCGTTTTCGAATGGTTGTCGCGACGCCAGGTGACGGTGTACTATGGATTTATCCCAAGAACGCTGCCCCAAGAGCGATCCGGCTTCGAGACAAACGCGGCCAATATGACTCCATCCAACTGAATGACGGCAAGCGTCTGACCGGCCAAGTGCTAGACACCAAAGGAGAACCGGTCGCCAATGTCGGTGTTTCGGTCGATAGCTTGAGCGATGGCGAAGATGCTGACGAATTCCTGAATCCGAACGCTGTCTCCACAGGCATTCGGGCTACAGCGATGACGGATGCGCAAGGCAAGTTCGAACTGCTCCCCCTGCCGCCAGGCGAGTATTCGGTGCGTGTCGAAGATCAGGTGCATGACCCGACAGAGGAGCAAACAGGACGGAAGCCGAAGAAAGATCTCGACCACGCCTTTTCACGGATGAAGATCACCATCTCCGATGACGACATCAACGAGCCACTTGTCATCCGAGCACTTCCGCATGTCATCATTCGAGGCCGATTCTTTGATGCTCATGGAAAACCTCGTGCAAGCCACTCTCAACATCTGTTTGGAAAGGTCGATGGTGAGTTCTTCTCTATGGAAAGCTCTCGGCCAGGAGAAGACGGTTGGTTCGAGTTCAAGGCGCCTCACGGTGCAACGGATGTCCGCATCAATACGATGACCAACGAACACAGCGCGCTTCGCTGGAGACTGAAACCCAAGGACCCGTTGTCTGTCGAACGTGAAATCAATCTTGGAACATTGGAAGAGGATATCACGACACTAGAAATCGTTCGCTACAAAGCTCCCATTCTGCTGGTCAAAATCATCGACGAGACCGGCAAACCGATCGATGGCTTCAAGCCCGACACGCAGTACGTCGAATCAAAGGACGACGAAACGATGATGAGCGGGCGGTTCGTGAACGGTGGCGTCATCAATTTCGAGAAACAGCCAGACGGTCGCTGGCGGTCTGGCCAAATGCAACCCGATACCAAACTGCAAGTAACAATTCTCGAAAATGATCTAGGGAATCGAGACGATACGGAGGAGAATGATCCTGATAAAGAAGCTCAGGAGTTCCATTACGTGACCAAGCCGCAAACGGTGTCGTTGGCGGAGAGTGACACCAAGGAAATCGTCTTCGTGATGGAAAAGCAAGCGGGCAGCAAGGATCCGGTCCGATGA
- a CDS encoding AAA family ATPase, with amino-acid sequence MTKWSVDELNVGMLVETTFWANPVQTSGFRFRATHLNGRRAPKVILCDDARIVPGRPCRVKITAIKKASREDRGSIEVEFDRMLEFQLDGVYLDPIVSKKLQVLLESGLNILLDGPQGCGKTVTARSIAETLGMEFVFFNCGAVVDPTDFLATIQVRASETGSPVTDFTKTEVLEALEAALENPRKRYLIFLDELNRSPESARNALMPALDSSRRLFHPIENRFLPIGDNVQFIAAVNRGSEFSATFGIDAAQLDRFAPLQMDYLPAAEEVKLLKARHPELSDAIIKRIVDLASKVRSAPEIPGGLSVRATEEVCVYLKHPLFAEQPHQDLAEILKSSFCGRFSGHWSDVTTDAGAVWSLIQRGARRELS; translated from the coding sequence ATGACGAAGTGGAGTGTGGACGAATTGAATGTCGGCATGTTGGTCGAAACAACATTCTGGGCCAATCCGGTTCAGACCAGCGGATTTCGTTTTCGAGCGACCCATCTCAATGGCCGACGGGCACCAAAAGTCATCCTCTGCGATGACGCCAGGATCGTGCCAGGCAGACCCTGTCGTGTGAAAATCACTGCGATCAAGAAAGCGTCGCGTGAAGACCGCGGGTCGATCGAAGTCGAGTTTGATCGAATGTTGGAATTCCAGCTCGACGGCGTATACCTCGATCCCATCGTCTCAAAGAAGTTGCAAGTGTTGCTCGAGAGCGGATTGAACATCTTGCTCGATGGTCCGCAGGGCTGTGGCAAGACGGTCACCGCTCGTTCGATCGCCGAGACCTTGGGTATGGAGTTCGTTTTCTTTAATTGCGGCGCGGTGGTCGACCCGACCGACTTCTTGGCGACCATCCAAGTGCGCGCGTCGGAGACCGGCTCGCCCGTCACGGATTTCACCAAGACGGAAGTGCTCGAAGCGTTGGAGGCGGCGTTGGAAAATCCCAGAAAGCGATACCTGATCTTTTTGGACGAGTTGAATCGGTCTCCCGAAAGTGCCCGCAACGCTTTGATGCCCGCGTTGGATTCGTCGCGTCGACTCTTTCATCCGATCGAGAACCGATTTCTGCCCATCGGGGACAACGTTCAGTTCATCGCGGCGGTCAATCGAGGCAGCGAGTTTTCAGCGACATTCGGAATCGACGCGGCGCAGTTGGACCGTTTCGCGCCGTTGCAAATGGATTACTTGCCCGCGGCGGAGGAAGTCAAATTGCTGAAAGCTCGGCATCCCGAACTGAGTGATGCGATCATCAAACGCATCGTGGACTTGGCCAGCAAAGTTCGCTCGGCGCCCGAGATTCCAGGCGGACTGTCTGTGCGAGCGACGGAAGAAGTGTGTGTGTACTTGAAGCATCCCTTGTTCGCGGAGCAACCGCACCAGGATTTGGCAGAGATCCTCAAGTCGTCATTCTGCGGCCGATTTTCGGGACACTGGAGCGACGTCACCACCGACGCCGGAGCCGTCTGGTCACTGATCCAACGAGGGGCCCGGCGTGAGCTGAGCTGA